From Pseudomonas hefeiensis, one genomic window encodes:
- the lolA gene encoding outer membrane lipoprotein chaperone LolA: MRLIRMLLLPVLALTTLSAHADEKDVARLTQLLERSQTLTARFSQLTLDGSGTQLQETAGEMALQRPGLFYWHTDAPAEQLMVSDGKKVSLWDPDLEQVTIKTLDQRLTQTPALLLSGDVSKISQSFDISSKEAGGVIDFTLKPKTTDSLFDSLRLSFRNGLVNDMQLIDSVGQRTNILFTGVKANEPIAASKFKFDIPKGADVIQE; encoded by the coding sequence ATGCGCCTGATTCGCATGTTGCTGTTGCCCGTACTGGCCCTGACCACCTTGTCGGCCCATGCCGATGAAAAGGACGTGGCCCGCCTGACCCAGTTGCTGGAACGTTCCCAGACCCTGACCGCGCGTTTCTCCCAACTGACCCTCGACGGCAGCGGCACCCAGTTGCAGGAAACCGCGGGTGAGATGGCCTTGCAGCGTCCGGGCCTGTTCTATTGGCACACCGATGCGCCTGCCGAACAACTGATGGTGTCCGATGGCAAGAAAGTCTCGCTGTGGGACCCGGACCTGGAACAGGTCACCATCAAAACCCTGGACCAGCGCCTGACCCAAACCCCGGCGTTGCTGCTCTCCGGCGATGTTTCCAAGATCAGCCAGAGTTTCGACATCAGCTCCAAAGAGGCCGGTGGTGTGATTGACTTCACCCTCAAGCCCAAGACCACGGACAGCCTGTTCGACAGCCTGCGCCTGTCATTTCGCAACGGCCTGGTCAACGACATGCAACTGATCGACAGCGTCGGCCAGCGCACCAATATCCTGTTCACCGGGGTCAAGGCCAACGAGCCGATCGCCGCGTCCAAGTTCAAGTTCGACATCCCCAAGGGTGCGGACGTGATCCAGGAATAA
- a CDS encoding DNA translocase FtsK, with the protein MKKSTAAPKTVVPLWRQQLHYRLKEGALIAIGALCLFLMMALLTYGKDDPGWSHNSKIDDVQNFGGPAGSYSADILFMVLGYFAYIFPLLLAIKAYQIFRQRHEPWQWSGWLFSWRLIGLVFLVLSGAALAHIHFHAPTGLPAGAGGALGESLGELAKNALNIQGSTLLFIALFLFGLTVFTDLSWFKVMDVTGKITLDLIELIQGAMNRWWAARTERKQLVAQLREVDDRVHDVVAPTVTDKREQAKVKERLIEREQALSKHMSDREKQLPPVITMAPTKPAEQSKRVQKEKQAPLFVDSAVEGTLPPISILDPAEKKQLNYSPESLAAVGHLLEIKLKEFGVEVSVDSIHPGPVITRYEIQPAAGVKVSRISNLAKDLARSLAVTSVRVVEVIPGKTTVGIEIPNEDRQIVRFSEVLSTPEYDNHKSPVTLALGHDIGGKPVITDLAKMPHLLVAGTTGSGKSVGVNAMILSILFKSGPEDAKLIMIDPKMLELSIYEGIPHLLCPVVTDMKDAANALRWSVAEMERRYKLMAKMGVRNLSGFNAKVKEAEEAGTPLTDPLYHRENIHDEAPLLHKLPTIVVVVDEFADMMMIVGKKVEELIARIAQKARAAGIHLILATQRPSVDVITGLIKANIPTRMAFQVSSKIDSRTIIDQGGAEQLLGHGDMLYMPPGTSLPIRVHGAFVSDDEVHRVVEAWKLRGAPEYNDDILNGVEEAGSGFEGSSGGGDDDAETDALYDEAVQFVLESRRASISAVQRKLKIGYNRAARMIEAMEMAGVVTAMNTNGSREVLAPGPMRD; encoded by the coding sequence TTGAAGAAATCCACCGCAGCACCTAAAACAGTCGTTCCGCTCTGGCGCCAGCAATTGCACTACCGGCTCAAGGAGGGTGCGTTGATCGCCATCGGCGCCTTGTGCCTGTTCCTGATGATGGCCTTGCTGACCTATGGCAAGGACGATCCGGGCTGGAGCCATAACAGCAAGATCGACGATGTGCAGAATTTCGGCGGTCCGGCCGGGTCCTACAGCGCCGACATCCTGTTCATGGTGCTGGGCTATTTCGCCTACATCTTTCCGCTTTTGCTGGCGATCAAGGCCTATCAGATTTTCCGTCAACGCCACGAGCCCTGGCAGTGGAGTGGCTGGCTATTTTCCTGGCGCCTGATCGGCCTGGTGTTCCTGGTGCTGTCGGGCGCCGCGCTGGCCCATATCCATTTCCACGCACCCACCGGTCTGCCGGCCGGAGCGGGCGGAGCGCTGGGGGAAAGTCTTGGCGAGCTGGCCAAAAATGCCCTGAACATCCAGGGCAGCACGCTGCTGTTCATCGCGCTGTTCCTGTTCGGTCTGACCGTGTTCACCGACCTGTCATGGTTCAAGGTGATGGACGTCACCGGCAAGATCACCCTGGACCTGATCGAACTGATTCAGGGCGCCATGAATCGCTGGTGGGCGGCGCGCACCGAGCGCAAGCAACTGGTGGCGCAACTGCGTGAGGTGGACGACCGCGTCCACGACGTGGTGGCCCCGACCGTCACGGACAAGCGTGAGCAGGCCAAGGTCAAGGAACGCCTGATCGAACGTGAGCAGGCCCTGAGCAAGCACATGTCCGACCGTGAAAAACAGCTACCGCCGGTTATTACCATGGCCCCGACCAAGCCTGCGGAGCAGAGCAAGCGCGTGCAAAAAGAGAAGCAGGCGCCACTGTTCGTCGACAGCGCGGTGGAAGGCACCTTGCCGCCGATCTCGATCCTGGACCCGGCCGAGAAGAAACAGCTCAACTACTCCCCCGAGTCCCTGGCAGCGGTCGGTCACCTGCTGGAAATCAAGCTCAAGGAATTCGGCGTCGAGGTCTCGGTGGATTCGATCCACCCGGGCCCGGTGATTACCCGTTACGAAATCCAGCCGGCCGCCGGCGTGAAGGTCAGCCGTATCTCCAACCTGGCCAAGGACCTGGCGCGTTCCCTGGCTGTGACCAGCGTTCGGGTGGTGGAAGTGATTCCCGGCAAGACCACCGTGGGCATCGAGATTCCCAACGAAGACCGGCAGATCGTGCGCTTCTCCGAAGTGCTTTCGACCCCTGAATACGACAACCACAAGTCGCCGGTCACCCTGGCCCTGGGCCATGACATTGGCGGCAAGCCGGTCATCACCGACCTGGCGAAAATGCCCCACCTGCTGGTGGCCGGTACCACCGGTTCCGGTAAGTCGGTGGGTGTGAACGCAATGATCCTGTCGATTCTGTTCAAGTCCGGCCCGGAAGACGCCAAGCTGATCATGATCGACCCGAAAATGCTCGAGCTGTCGATCTACGAAGGCATTCCGCACCTGCTGTGCCCGGTTGTCACCGACATGAAGGACGCCGCCAACGCCCTGCGCTGGAGCGTCGCCGAGATGGAGCGCCGCTACAAGCTGATGGCGAAGATGGGTGTGCGTAACCTGTCGGGCTTCAATGCCAAGGTCAAGGAGGCCGAAGAAGCCGGCACGCCGTTGACCGATCCGCTGTACCACCGCGAAAACATCCATGACGAAGCGCCGCTGCTGCACAAGCTGCCGACCATCGTGGTGGTGGTGGACGAATTCGCCGACATGATGATGATCGTCGGCAAGAAGGTCGAAGAACTGATCGCCCGTATCGCCCAGAAGGCCCGGGCGGCCGGTATCCACCTGATTCTCGCGACACAGCGGCCCTCGGTGGACGTGATCACCGGCCTGATCAAGGCCAACATCCCGACCCGTATGGCGTTCCAGGTGTCGAGCAAGATCGACTCGCGGACCATCATCGACCAGGGTGGTGCCGAGCAATTGCTCGGCCACGGTGACATGCTCTACATGCCGCCGGGCACCAGCCTGCCGATTCGTGTGCATGGTGCGTTCGTGTCTGACGATGAAGTGCACAGAGTGGTGGAAGCCTGGAAGCTGCGTGGCGCACCTGAATACAACGATGACATCCTCAACGGTGTCGAGGAGGCCGGCAGCGGCTTCGAGGGCAGCAGCGGTGGTGGCGACGACGATGCCGAAACCGATGCGCTCTATGACGAAGCGGTGCAGTTCGTCCTGGAAAGCCGTCGGGCCTCGATTTCCGCCGTTCAGCGCAAGCTCAAGATCGGCTACAACCGTGCCGCACGCATGATCGAGGCCATGGAAATGGCCGGGGTCGTGACGGCGATGAACACCAACGGTTCGCGCGAAGTATTGGCGCCGGGCCCGATGCGCGATTAA
- the trxB gene encoding thioredoxin-disulfide reductase — translation MSEVKHSRLIILGSGPAGYSAAVYAARANLKPVVITGLQAGGQLTTTVEVDNWPGDVEGLTGPVLMERMQRHAERFDTQIVYDHIHTAKLQQRPFELIGDSGTYTCDALIIATGASAQYLGLASEQTFAGRGVSACATCDGFFYRNQVVAVVGGGNTAVEEALYLSNIASEVHLIHRRDKLRAEKILQDKLFEKASNGNVKLHWNQNLDEVLGDASGVTGARLRQSETGQTSTLSLAGVFIAIGHQPNTELFQGQLTMCDGYLIVRGGSEGNATATDIEGVFAAGDVADHVYRQAITSAGAGCMAALDAEKYLDDIPVA, via the coding sequence ATGAGCGAAGTGAAGCATTCACGCCTGATCATTCTCGGCTCCGGCCCCGCGGGATACAGCGCCGCGGTGTATGCCGCCCGTGCCAACCTCAAACCCGTTGTCATTACCGGCCTGCAGGCAGGTGGCCAGCTCACCACCACCGTCGAAGTCGACAACTGGCCCGGCGATGTCGAAGGCTTGACCGGTCCGGTGCTGATGGAGCGTATGCAACGGCACGCCGAGCGCTTCGACACGCAGATCGTCTACGACCATATCCATACCGCCAAGTTGCAACAGCGCCCTTTCGAGCTCATCGGCGATAGCGGCACCTACACCTGCGACGCACTGATCATCGCTACCGGCGCTTCGGCCCAATACCTGGGCCTGGCATCGGAGCAGACCTTCGCCGGCAGAGGCGTTTCCGCCTGCGCGACCTGCGACGGATTCTTTTACCGCAATCAGGTAGTGGCGGTGGTCGGCGGTGGCAATACGGCGGTTGAGGAGGCCTTGTACCTGTCCAACATCGCCAGTGAGGTACACCTGATTCATCGCCGGGACAAACTGCGCGCGGAGAAAATACTGCAGGACAAACTCTTCGAAAAAGCCAGCAACGGCAATGTGAAACTGCACTGGAACCAAAATCTGGATGAAGTGCTGGGCGACGCCAGCGGCGTGACCGGCGCACGCCTGCGCCAGAGTGAAACCGGCCAGACCAGCACCTTGTCCCTGGCCGGCGTTTTTATCGCTATCGGCCATCAACCCAACACAGAGTTGTTCCAGGGCCAACTGACAATGTGCGACGGCTACCTGATCGTGCGCGGCGGTAGTGAGGGTAACGCCACTGCAACCGATATCGAAGGCGTGTTCGCGGCGGGCGACGTGGCCGATCACGTGTATCGACAGGCCATTACCTCGGCCGGTGCCGGTTGCATGGCCGCACTCGACGCCGAGAAGTATCTCGATGACATTCCGGTGGCTTGA
- the cysG gene encoding siroheme synthase CysG → MDYLPLFHNLRGSRVLVVGGGEIALRKSRLLVDAGALLRVVAPHIEPQLRELVSGSGGECVLRGYLEADLDGCGLIIAATDDEPLNAQVSADAHKRCVPVNVVDAPALCSVIFPAIVDRSPLVIAVSSGGDAPVLARLIRAKLETWIPSTYGQLAGLAARFRSQVKGLFPDVQQRRAFWEEVFQGPIADRQLAGQGAEAERLLREKIAGQAPNAPGEVYLVGAGPGDPDLLTFRALRLMQQADVVLYDRLVAPAILELCRRDAERIYVGKRRSEHAVPQDQINQQLVDLARQGKRVVRLKGGDPFIFGRGGEEIEELAAHGIPFQVVPGITAASGCAAYAGIPLTHRDYAQSVRFITGHLKDGTSDLPWADLVSPAQTLVFYMGLVGLPIICEELIKHGRAADTPAALIQQGTTSNQRVFTGTLADLPKLVAEHEVHAPTLVIVGEVVQLREKLAWFEGAQGQV, encoded by the coding sequence ATGGACTATTTGCCACTGTTCCACAACCTGCGCGGCAGTCGCGTGCTGGTGGTCGGCGGCGGGGAAATTGCCTTGCGCAAGTCTCGCCTGCTGGTTGATGCCGGCGCGCTGCTGCGGGTGGTCGCACCGCACATCGAACCGCAACTGCGGGAACTGGTCAGTGGCAGCGGCGGCGAATGCGTCCTGCGCGGTTACCTTGAAGCGGATCTGGACGGCTGCGGCCTGATCATTGCCGCCACCGACGACGAACCGCTCAACGCCCAGGTGTCGGCTGACGCCCATAAGCGCTGCGTACCGGTCAATGTGGTGGACGCGCCGGCCCTGTGCAGCGTGATCTTCCCGGCGATTGTCGACCGCTCGCCGTTGGTGATTGCGGTGTCCAGCGGCGGCGATGCGCCGGTGTTGGCGCGGTTGATCCGGGCCAAGCTGGAAACCTGGATTCCTTCGACCTACGGGCAACTGGCCGGGCTGGCGGCGCGTTTTCGCAGCCAGGTCAAAGGGCTGTTCCCGGATGTGCAGCAACGCCGGGCGTTTTGGGAAGAGGTGTTCCAAGGGCCTATCGCTGACCGGCAGTTGGCCGGGCAGGGCGCCGAGGCCGAGCGCCTGTTGCGTGAAAAGATTGCAGGTCAGGCGCCGAATGCACCGGGTGAAGTCTATCTGGTGGGCGCCGGCCCCGGTGATCCGGACCTGCTCACCTTCCGCGCCTTGCGGCTGATGCAGCAGGCGGACGTGGTGCTTTACGACCGTCTGGTGGCTCCGGCGATCCTGGAGCTGTGCCGGCGTGACGCCGAGCGGATCTACGTCGGCAAGCGTCGCTCAGAGCATGCGGTGCCCCAGGACCAGATCAACCAGCAATTGGTCGACCTGGCCCGGCAAGGCAAGCGGGTGGTGCGGTTGAAGGGTGGTGATCCGTTCATTTTCGGACGTGGCGGTGAAGAAATCGAAGAGCTGGCGGCCCATGGCATCCCGTTCCAGGTGGTTCCAGGCATCACTGCGGCCAGCGGCTGTGCGGCCTACGCCGGGATCCCGCTGACCCATCGCGATTATGCCCAGTCGGTGCGTTTCATCACCGGTCACCTCAAGGACGGGACCAGTGATTTGCCTTGGGCGGACCTGGTGTCCCCGGCCCAGACCCTGGTGTTCTACATGGGGTTGGTGGGACTGCCGATCATCTGCGAGGAATTGATCAAGCACGGTCGCGCAGCGGATACGCCGGCGGCGTTGATCCAGCAAGGCACGACGTCCAACCAGCGAGTCTTTACCGGCACCCTGGCGGATTTGCCGAAGCTGGTGGCCGAGCATGAGGTTCATGCGCCAACCCTGGTGATTGTTGGGGAAGTGGTGCAACTGCGTGAGAAACTGGCGTGGTTTGAAGGGGCTCAGGGGCAGGTCTAG
- a CDS encoding glutathione S-transferase family protein — protein sequence MGLLVEGRWQDQWYESKDGTFQREQAQRRHWITVDGSAGPTGDSGFAAEPGRYHLYVSLACPWAHRTLIYRKLKGLQDLIGVSVVSYLMLENGWTFDKSHGSTGDKLDHLDFLHQRYTADTPDYTGRVTVPVLWDKRQQRIVNNESAEIIRMFNSAFDGLTGNGLDFYPEHLRNDIDALNERIYPAVNNGVYRAGFATTQAAYEEAFDGLFAELDRLEALLQTRRYLTGEYLTEADIRLFTTIIRFDAVYFGHFKCNLRRIADYPNLLNWLRELYQWPGIAETVDFTHIQRHYYASHKTINPNGIVPKGPEQDFRVAHDRERLSGKGVWIGARD from the coding sequence ATGGGTTTGTTAGTCGAAGGTCGCTGGCAAGACCAGTGGTACGAAAGCAAGGACGGCACCTTCCAGCGCGAACAGGCGCAACGCCGCCACTGGATCACCGTCGACGGCAGCGCCGGCCCCACGGGCGACAGTGGGTTTGCCGCCGAGCCCGGGCGCTATCATTTGTATGTGTCCCTGGCCTGCCCCTGGGCCCACCGGACGCTGATCTATCGCAAACTCAAAGGCCTGCAAGACCTGATCGGTGTCTCGGTGGTCAGCTACCTGATGCTGGAAAACGGCTGGACCTTCGATAAGAGCCATGGATCCACCGGCGACAAACTCGATCACCTGGATTTCCTGCACCAGCGCTACACCGCCGATACGCCGGACTACACCGGTCGCGTCACCGTGCCAGTGCTGTGGGACAAACGGCAACAACGCATCGTCAACAACGAATCAGCGGAAATCATCCGCATGTTCAACAGCGCCTTCGACGGCTTGACCGGAAACGGCCTGGACTTCTACCCCGAGCACCTGCGCAACGATATTGATGCGTTGAACGAACGCATTTACCCGGCAGTGAACAATGGCGTGTACCGCGCCGGGTTCGCCACCACGCAGGCGGCCTACGAAGAAGCGTTCGATGGTTTATTCGCTGAACTGGACCGTTTGGAGGCATTGCTGCAAACCCGACGCTACCTGACCGGTGAATACCTGACTGAAGCTGATATCCGCTTGTTCACCACGATCATCCGTTTTGACGCGGTGTATTTCGGCCATTTCAAATGCAACCTGCGGCGCATTGCGGATTATCCGAACCTGTTGAACTGGCTGCGGGAGTTGTACCAGTGGCCGGGGATTGCCGAGACGGTGGACTTCACTCATATCCAGCGCCATTACTACGCCAGCCACAAGACCATCAACCCCAACGGGATCGTGCCCAAGGGGCCGGAGCAGGATTTCAGGGTTGCCCATGATCGGGAAAGGTTGAGTGGCAAAGGGGTTTGGATTGGGGCCCGGGATTGA
- a CDS encoding glycosyl transferase family protein: protein MTDFPPLTLETPAEHPFAQFVRILGKGKRGARDLTREEARQAMGMVLDEQVEETQLGAFLMLLRHKEESAEEMAGFTQALRERLQTPALAVDLDWPTYAGKKRHLPWYLLAAKCLGQNGVRIFMHGGGAHTAGRLYTEQLLGLLNIPLCRDWQQVGAALDDGGLAFMPLVDWAPQMQRMIDLRNTLGLRSPIHSLARILNPLGARCGLQSIFHPGYQAVHRDASGLLGDTSIVVKGDGGEIEINPDADSHLYGTRGGVSWDEEWPRLAEQRHVKPQSLDPEHLKAIWRGDVEDSYPQLALIATIALALRGLGLAREQALEQARQYWAARDRSI, encoded by the coding sequence ATGACCGACTTCCCACCGCTGACCCTTGAGACCCCGGCCGAACATCCGTTCGCTCAATTCGTGCGCATCCTCGGCAAAGGCAAGCGCGGCGCCCGCGACCTGACCCGCGAAGAAGCGCGGCAAGCCATGGGTATGGTGCTGGACGAGCAGGTCGAGGAGACCCAGCTCGGCGCCTTCCTGATGCTATTACGTCACAAGGAAGAAAGCGCCGAAGAAATGGCCGGTTTCACCCAAGCCTTGCGTGAGCGCTTGCAAACCCCGGCGTTGGCGGTGGATCTGGACTGGCCGACCTACGCCGGCAAGAAGCGTCATTTACCATGGTACCTGCTGGCGGCCAAATGCCTCGGGCAGAACGGGGTGCGGATTTTCATGCACGGCGGCGGCGCGCATACGGCGGGCCGGCTCTACACCGAGCAACTGCTTGGCTTGCTAAACATTCCCTTGTGCCGCGACTGGCAGCAGGTCGGCGCAGCGCTGGACGACGGCGGCCTGGCCTTCATGCCACTGGTGGACTGGGCGCCGCAGATGCAACGGATGATCGACCTGCGCAACACTCTGGGCTTGCGCTCGCCGATCCATTCCCTGGCGCGGATCCTCAACCCCCTGGGCGCCCGTTGCGGGCTGCAAAGCATCTTTCATCCGGGCTACCAGGCGGTACACCGCGATGCCAGCGGTTTGCTGGGGGACACCAGCATCGTGGTCAAGGGCGACGGTGGCGAGATCGAGATCAACCCGGACGCCGACAGCCACCTGTACGGCACCCGCGGCGGTGTGAGCTGGGATGAAGAATGGCCGCGACTGGCCGAACAGCGCCACGTCAAACCGCAAAGCCTCGACCCTGAGCACCTCAAAGCCATCTGGCGGGGCGATGTCGAGGACAGTTACCCGCAACTGGCGCTGATTGCCACCATAGCCCTGGCCTTGCGCGGCCTGGGTCTGGCTCGGGAACAAGCTTTAGAGCAAGCCCGCCAATACTGGGCCGCCCGGGATCGATCGATTTAA
- a CDS encoding TusE/DsrC/DsvC family sulfur relay protein, with translation MNVLNVGQRAIALDKDGYLADLDDWSAEVATALAAAEDIQLSPEHWEVLELLRGFYNEFQLSPATRPLIKYTALKLGADKGNSLHLNRLFKGTPAKLAAKLAGLPKPTNCL, from the coding sequence ATGAACGTGCTGAACGTCGGCCAACGCGCCATTGCGCTGGACAAGGACGGCTACCTGGCCGATCTCGACGACTGGTCGGCCGAAGTCGCCACGGCCCTGGCGGCCGCCGAAGACATCCAGTTGAGCCCTGAACACTGGGAAGTCCTCGAACTGCTGCGCGGCTTCTACAACGAATTCCAGCTCTCCCCCGCGACCCGCCCGCTGATCAAGTACACGGCACTGAAACTGGGCGCCGACAAGGGCAACAGCCTGCACCTGAACCGATTGTTCAAAGGCACTCCCGCCAAACTCGCCGCCAAACTGGCGGGCCTGCCCAAACCGACGAACTGTTTATGA
- the serS gene encoding serine--tRNA ligase, with product MLDSKLLRSNLQDVADRLASRGYALDVARIEALEEQRKTVQTRTEALQAERNARSKSIGQAKQRGEDIAPLMADVERMAGELSAGKVELDAIQTELDSILLGIPNLPHESVPVGEDEEGNVEVRRWGTPKTFDFPVQDHVALGEKFGWLDFETAAKLSGARFALLRGPIARLHRALAQFMINLHVTEHGYEEAYTPYLVQAPALQGTGQLPKFEEDLFKISREGEADLYLIPTAEVSLTNIVAGEIVDAKQLPIKFVAHTPCFRSEAGASGRDTRGMIRQHQFDKVEMVQIVEPSVSMQALESLTANAEKVLQLLELPYRTLALCTGDMGFSAVKTYDLEVWVPSQDKYREISSCSNCGDFQARRMQARFRNPETGKPELVHTLNGSGLAVGRTLVAVLENYQQADGSIRVPEVLKPYMGGIEVIG from the coding sequence ATGCTCGATTCCAAACTGTTACGTAGCAACCTTCAGGACGTAGCGGACCGCCTGGCTTCCCGTGGCTATGCCCTGGATGTCGCGCGCATCGAAGCGCTGGAAGAACAGCGCAAGACCGTCCAGACCCGCACCGAAGCCCTGCAGGCTGAACGTAACGCGCGCTCCAAATCCATCGGTCAGGCCAAGCAACGCGGCGAAGACATCGCGCCGCTGATGGCCGATGTCGAGCGCATGGCGGGTGAGTTGAGTGCCGGCAAGGTCGAGCTGGACGCGATCCAGACCGAACTGGATTCGATCCTGCTGGGTATCCCCAACCTGCCGCATGAATCGGTGCCGGTCGGTGAAGACGAAGAGGGCAACGTCGAAGTGCGCCGTTGGGGCACGCCCAAAACCTTCGATTTCCCGGTGCAGGATCACGTCGCCCTGGGCGAGAAGTTCGGCTGGCTCGATTTCGAAACCGCCGCCAAGCTGTCGGGCGCTCGCTTTGCTTTGTTGCGCGGGCCGATAGCCCGACTGCATCGCGCCCTGGCGCAGTTCATGATCAACCTGCACGTCACCGAGCACGGCTACGAAGAAGCTTACACACCTTATCTGGTTCAGGCGCCAGCCTTGCAAGGCACTGGCCAGTTGCCGAAGTTCGAGGAAGACCTGTTCAAGATCAGCCGCGAAGGCGAGGCCGACCTGTACCTGATTCCCACCGCCGAAGTGTCGCTGACCAACATCGTGGCTGGCGAGATCGTTGACGCCAAGCAACTGCCCATCAAGTTCGTCGCCCACACGCCGTGCTTCCGCAGTGAAGCCGGGGCGTCGGGCCGCGACACCCGTGGCATGATCCGCCAGCATCAGTTCGACAAGGTCGAGATGGTGCAGATCGTCGAGCCCTCGGTGTCCATGCAAGCGCTGGAAAGCCTGACCGCCAATGCCGAGAAGGTCTTGCAACTGCTGGAGCTGCCGTATCGCACTCTGGCGCTGTGCACCGGCGACATGGGCTTCAGTGCGGTGAAGACTTACGACCTGGAAGTCTGGGTCCCGAGCCAGGATAAGTACCGCGAAATTTCCTCGTGCTCCAACTGTGGCGACTTCCAGGCCCGCCGCATGCAGGCGCGTTTCCGCAACCCGGAAACCGGCAAGCCGGAGCTGGTCCATACCCTCAATGGCTCCGGCCTGGCCGTGGGCCGCACCCTGGTGGCGGTACTGGAAAACTACCAGCAGGCCGACGGTTCGATCCGTGTGCCCGAGGTGTTGAAGCCCTACATGGGCGGCATCGAGGTCATCGGCTAA
- a CDS encoding replication-associated recombination protein A gives MDLFRSAPIAQPLAARLRATNLDEYVGQEHVLARGKPLREALEQGALHSMIFWGPPGVGKTTLARLLAEVSDAHFETVSAVLAGVKEIRQAVEVAKQQAGHYGKRTILFVDEVHRFNKSQQDAFLPYVEDGTLIFIGATTENPSFELNNALLSRARVYVLKSLDEAAMRKLVHRALTEERGLGKRQLSLSDEGFQILFSAADGDGRRLLNLLENASDLAEDNSEIGVELLQSLLGDTRRRFDKGGEAFYDQISALHKSIRGSNPDAALYWFARMIDGGCDPLYLARRVVRMASEDIGNADPRALSLCLAAWDVQERLGSPEGELAVAQAITYLACAPKSNAVYMGFKAAMRSATEHGSLEVPLHLRNAPTKLMKQLGYGDEYRYAHDEPDAYAAGEDYFPDELEPQRFYQPVPRGLELKIGEKLNHLAQLDRLSPRQRRKP, from the coding sequence ATGGACCTGTTTCGAAGCGCCCCGATTGCCCAGCCATTGGCCGCCCGCCTGCGCGCGACCAACCTGGATGAGTACGTCGGCCAGGAGCACGTGCTCGCTCGCGGCAAGCCCCTGCGCGAAGCGCTGGAGCAGGGCGCGCTGCATTCGATGATCTTCTGGGGCCCGCCGGGTGTAGGCAAGACCACCCTGGCGCGGCTGCTGGCCGAAGTCTCGGATGCCCATTTCGAAACGGTTTCGGCGGTGCTGGCCGGGGTCAAGGAAATCCGCCAGGCGGTGGAAGTGGCCAAGCAGCAGGCCGGGCATTACGGCAAGCGCACCATCCTGTTTGTCGATGAAGTGCACCGTTTCAACAAGTCGCAGCAGGACGCGTTCCTGCCCTACGTCGAAGACGGCACGCTGATTTTCATCGGCGCGACCACCGAAAACCCTTCGTTCGAACTCAACAACGCCTTGCTGTCCCGGGCGCGGGTCTATGTGCTCAAGAGCCTCGACGAAGCGGCGATGCGCAAGCTGGTGCACCGGGCGCTGACCGAGGAACGCGGCCTGGGCAAACGCCAGTTGAGCCTCAGCGATGAAGGCTTCCAGATCCTGTTTTCAGCCGCCGATGGCGATGGCCGGCGCTTGCTCAACCTGCTGGAAAACGCCTCGGACCTGGCCGAAGACAACAGCGAGATCGGCGTCGAACTGCTGCAAAGCCTGCTGGGCGATACCCGGCGCCGCTTCGACAAGGGCGGTGAGGCGTTCTATGACCAGATTTCGGCGCTGCACAAATCCATCCGCGGCTCCAACCCTGATGCGGCGTTGTACTGGTTCGCCAGAATGATCGACGGTGGTTGCGACCCGTTGTACCTGGCGCGCCGAGTGGTGCGCATGGCCAGCGAAGACATCGGCAACGCCGACCCCCGCGCCCTGAGCCTGTGCCTGGCGGCCTGGGATGTGCAGGAACGCCTCGGCAGCCCGGAAGGCGAACTCGCCGTGGCCCAGGCCATCACCTACCTGGCCTGCGCGCCAAAGAGCAATGCGGTGTACATGGGCTTCAAGGCCGCGATGCGCAGCGCCACCGAGCATGGTTCCCTGGAAGTGCCGCTGCACCTGCGTAACGCGCCGACCAAGCTGATGAAGCAATTGGGCTACGGCGATGAATACCGTTACGCTCACGACGAACCGGACGCTTATGCTGCCGGTGAAGATTATTTCCCCGATGAACTCGAACCCCAGCGCTTCTACCAACCAGTGCCTCGGGGCCTCGAACTGAAGATCGGCGAGAAACTCAATCATCTGGCACAACTGGACCGTCTGAGTCCAAGGCAGCGGAGAAAACCTTGA
- the crcB gene encoding fluoride efflux transporter CrcB, translating to MIPLILAVSAGGVAGTLLRFATGNWVNANWPRHFYTATLAVNIVGCLLIGVLYGLFLIRPEVPIEVRAGLLVGFLGGLTTFSSFSLDTVRLLESGQVPLALGYAAISVFGGLLATWAGLSLTKL from the coding sequence TTGATCCCCTTGATCCTTGCAGTGTCCGCGGGTGGCGTTGCCGGTACCTTGTTGCGCTTTGCGACTGGCAATTGGGTCAACGCAAATTGGCCACGGCACTTCTATACCGCCACGCTGGCCGTTAATATCGTGGGCTGTCTGCTGATCGGCGTTTTATACGGTCTGTTTTTGATTCGCCCCGAGGTGCCCATCGAGGTGCGCGCGGGGCTGTTGGTCGGCTTTCTTGGCGGCCTGACGACTTTTTCATCCTTTTCACTGGATACGGTGCGCCTGCTGGAAAGCGGGCAGGTGCCGCTGGCCCTGGGCTACGCGGCCATCAGCGTATTCGGCGGGCTGCTCGCCACCTGGGCCGGCCTGTCCCTGACCAAACTTTGA